A stretch of Peteryoungia algae DNA encodes these proteins:
- the lysM gene encoding peptidoglycan-binding protein LysM: MGLFNFIKNAGKKLGIGGDDDAPDAEAVQKELASHGLGTDAVKVEVVEDKVVLKGRVKDQSAFEKAVVAVGNTLGISSVEAAELTIAETPDAPVSAAKEPVFYTVKKGDNLWKIAEAQYGKGKGAKNTVIFEANRPMLSHPDKIYPGQVLRIPELAD; this comes from the coding sequence ATGGGTTTATTCAATTTCATCAAGAATGCCGGCAAGAAGCTTGGTATCGGCGGTGACGACGACGCGCCGGATGCGGAAGCCGTGCAGAAGGAACTCGCCTCACATGGGCTCGGCACCGATGCCGTCAAGGTCGAGGTGGTCGAAGACAAGGTGGTGCTGAAGGGCAGGGTCAAGGACCAGTCCGCCTTCGAAAAGGCCGTCGTTGCCGTCGGCAATACGCTCGGCATTTCCTCGGTCGAGGCCGCGGAACTGACCATTGCCGAAACGCCGGACGCGCCTGTCTCCGCGGCAAAGGAGCCCGTCTTCTACACCGTCAAGAAGGGCGACAATCTCTGGAAGATCGCCGAGGCGCAGTATGGCAAGGGCAAGGGCGCGAAGAATACAGTGATTTTCGAGGCCAACCGGCCGATGCTTTCCCATCCCGACAAGATCTATCCCGGGCAGGTGTTGCGGATCCCGGAATTGGCGGACTGA
- a CDS encoding sensor domain-containing diguanylate cyclase, translating to MFTQQQLTAILSSLPDPAFILTRSGRYTEVFGGKDARHYHDGSALIGRSLFEVLKDDKARWFAAEIGKALECGVLHIVEYELSGSDVKGAGDGPSEPIWFEGRVRALPFQVDGEDAVVWVASNITEKNDVERKLRELSETDALTGLYNRRKLIETLDHRMQIFASEQSQTSVLIFDLDNFKRLNDERGHHAGDSALIEIARLCRENLRQDDVIARIGGDEFVIVMPDLDCKDALAIADRLRKQVSAELRESLRYESTISGGVSEFSQPDRFSSDILKRADEGLYVSKRAGRNRVSAC from the coding sequence TTGTTTACCCAGCAGCAATTGACGGCGATCCTGTCATCGCTTCCGGATCCAGCCTTCATCCTGACCCGGAGTGGCCGTTATACCGAGGTCTTCGGAGGCAAGGATGCACGCCATTATCACGATGGCAGCGCCCTGATCGGGCGCAGCCTCTTCGAGGTGTTGAAGGACGACAAGGCCCGCTGGTTTGCCGCCGAGATCGGCAAGGCGCTGGAATGCGGCGTTCTGCATATCGTCGAATACGAATTGTCCGGCAGCGACGTCAAAGGCGCAGGCGACGGTCCTTCGGAGCCGATCTGGTTCGAGGGGCGCGTTCGGGCCCTGCCCTTCCAGGTGGACGGCGAGGATGCCGTCGTCTGGGTGGCGAGCAACATCACCGAGAAAAACGACGTTGAGCGCAAGCTTCGGGAGCTCAGTGAAACCGATGCGCTGACAGGCCTCTACAACCGCCGCAAACTGATCGAAACACTCGATCACCGCATGCAGATCTTCGCGAGCGAACAATCCCAGACATCGGTGCTGATATTCGACCTCGACAATTTCAAGCGGCTGAACGACGAGCGCGGCCACCACGCCGGCGACTCTGCCTTGATCGAGATCGCCCGGCTTTGTCGCGAAAACCTGCGTCAGGATGACGTAATCGCGCGCATTGGCGGCGACGAGTTTGTCATCGTGATGCCGGATCTGGACTGCAAGGATGCTCTGGCGATTGCGGATCGTCTGCGCAAACAGGTGTCCGCCGAGTTGCGCGAAAGCCTGCGCTACGAATCCACGATCAGCGGCGGCGTCAGTGAATTCAGCCAGCCGGACCGCTTTTCGAGCGACATTCTGAAGCGCGCCGACGAGGGCCTCTATGTCTCCAAGCGCGCGGGCCGCAACCGCGTATCGGCCTGCTGA
- a CDS encoding sulfite exporter TauE/SafE family protein codes for MPPLADILLFAVMLAAAGAVAGLLAGVFGIGGGAVLVPVFYQVFGYAGIPEDVIMHLAVGTSTALIVPTSIRSFQAHQKRGAVDMNLLKGWMIAVPLGALLATVVAAYVSSAGLRLFFAVMGLVLAARMLLLSNRMHLGTELPGQPWRFLTGSAIGLFSGLMGVGGGVFNNTFMTLFGRPIHQAVATSSGVGVLISIPAFLGFIYAGWGEAGLPPFSTGYVNWIAFAVIFPIAMVVAPYGAQLAHRLNKRQLELGFAVFLLFVSARFFWSLLAS; via the coding sequence ATGCCGCCGCTTGCCGATATTCTCCTGTTTGCCGTCATGCTCGCGGCCGCCGGTGCGGTGGCGGGGCTCCTGGCCGGTGTGTTTGGCATCGGAGGCGGGGCCGTGCTGGTGCCGGTCTTCTACCAGGTGTTCGGTTATGCCGGGATCCCCGAGGATGTAATCATGCACCTCGCCGTGGGCACCTCGACGGCGCTGATCGTGCCGACCTCGATCCGCTCGTTCCAGGCGCATCAGAAGCGCGGGGCGGTCGATATGAACCTGCTGAAAGGCTGGATGATCGCGGTGCCGCTCGGGGCGCTTCTCGCCACCGTCGTTGCGGCCTATGTCTCGAGTGCCGGACTTCGCCTGTTCTTCGCGGTCATGGGCCTGGTGCTGGCGGCGCGCATGCTGCTTCTTTCCAATCGGATGCATCTCGGCACGGAACTGCCGGGGCAACCCTGGCGCTTCCTGACGGGGTCGGCGATCGGCCTGTTTTCCGGACTGATGGGGGTCGGCGGCGGGGTGTTCAACAATACCTTCATGACGCTGTTCGGAAGGCCGATCCACCAGGCGGTCGCAACCTCCTCGGGCGTCGGTGTGCTGATCTCGATCCCGGCCTTTCTCGGCTTCATCTATGCCGGCTGGGGCGAGGCGGGTCTGCCGCCCTTTTCCACCGGCTATGTCAACTGGATCGCCTTTGCAGTGATTTTCCCGATCGCCATGGTGGTCGCGCCCTATGGCGCCCAGCTGGCGCATCGGCTGAACAAGCGACAGCTGGAACTGGGCTTTGCGGTGTTTCTGCTCTTCGTCTCGGCGCGGTTCTTCTGGAGCTTGCTCGCAAGCTAG
- a CDS encoding methyl-accepting chemotaxis protein, with the protein MKSVSLSVRLYALVALALAVLAGALTYSLFQSYDMLVQERRVGLAQVNDNAVAILNKYQKMEQEGTLTREEAQERAKDVIGAMRYQPDGYMWINDMQPAMVMHPIKPELNGKDLSQNKDPNGKLLFVEFVNTVKSGKEGFVNYYWPKPGFEEPVEKLSHVIGFEPWGWIVGTGVYSDDLAALFRQTALKYGVLILGAMVGMILCAYLVVRSVVAPINRLKAAMSDIADERVDIEVGGTERRDEIGGMAQTLVVLRDSVRERIELRDREAEQQASLNGERERNELNLRTSSERQNHAINALGSALERLAEGDLTVQIGVIGSDYEKLRDDFNRAVESLGGVIAAINQTSDVVTSSAGNISEATNNLSKRTEQQAAALEETAAALDEITATVRTAAERANEARQMVAETKSSANRSGEIVRNAVDAMGRIEGSSQKISQIISVIDEIAFQTNLLALNAGVEAARAGEAGRGFAVVAQEVRELAQRSANAAKEIKTLISASAAEVDTGVGLVRSTGEALVEIESLVNRVNESVNTIATAAKEQATGLAEINTSVNHMDQMTQQNAAMVEETSAAGQSLAEESYKLRQLLSRLKVNVQQATGHRRAA; encoded by the coding sequence ATGAAATCCGTGTCGCTGTCTGTGCGGCTTTATGCACTTGTTGCGCTGGCTCTGGCCGTTCTGGCGGGCGCGCTGACTTACAGTCTGTTCCAATCCTATGACATGCTGGTGCAAGAGCGACGTGTCGGACTTGCGCAAGTCAACGACAATGCCGTTGCGATCTTGAACAAGTATCAGAAGATGGAGCAGGAGGGTACGCTGACGCGCGAGGAAGCGCAGGAGCGGGCCAAGGACGTGATCGGCGCAATGCGCTATCAGCCGGACGGTTACATGTGGATCAACGACATGCAGCCGGCCATGGTCATGCATCCGATCAAGCCGGAACTGAACGGCAAGGACCTGAGCCAGAACAAGGATCCGAACGGCAAGTTGCTGTTCGTCGAGTTCGTCAATACGGTCAAGTCGGGCAAGGAAGGCTTCGTCAACTACTACTGGCCAAAGCCGGGCTTCGAGGAGCCGGTCGAGAAGCTGTCGCATGTCATCGGCTTCGAGCCCTGGGGCTGGATCGTCGGGACCGGCGTCTATTCGGACGACCTTGCCGCACTCTTCCGCCAGACGGCCCTGAAATATGGCGTGCTCATCCTGGGCGCCATGGTCGGCATGATCCTGTGCGCCTATCTCGTCGTTCGCAGCGTCGTTGCTCCGATCAACCGGCTCAAGGCCGCGATGAGCGACATCGCCGACGAACGGGTGGATATCGAGGTCGGAGGCACGGAGCGCCGCGACGAGATCGGTGGCATGGCCCAGACGCTCGTCGTGCTGCGCGACAGCGTGCGCGAACGCATCGAGCTGCGCGACCGCGAGGCGGAGCAGCAGGCGAGCCTGAATGGCGAACGCGAGCGCAATGAACTGAACCTGCGCACCTCTTCGGAACGGCAGAACCACGCAATTAATGCGCTGGGGTCGGCACTGGAGCGGCTGGCCGAGGGCGACCTCACCGTGCAGATCGGCGTCATCGGCTCGGATTATGAAAAGCTGCGCGACGACTTCAACCGTGCGGTGGAATCGCTCGGCGGCGTGATCGCGGCGATCAACCAGACGAGCGACGTGGTGACGTCTTCGGCCGGCAATATCAGCGAGGCGACGAACAACCTGTCGAAGCGCACCGAGCAGCAGGCGGCGGCCCTAGAAGAAACGGCGGCAGCGCTCGACGAGATCACGGCCACCGTGCGCACGGCGGCGGAACGGGCCAATGAAGCCCGCCAGATGGTGGCCGAAACCAAGTCGAGCGCCAACCGCTCCGGCGAGATCGTCCGCAATGCGGTCGATGCCATGGGACGGATCGAGGGGTCTTCGCAGAAGATCAGCCAGATCATTTCCGTGATCGACGAGATCGCCTTCCAGACCAACCTGCTGGCGCTGAATGCCGGTGTCGAGGCGGCGCGGGCAGGCGAAGCCGGTCGCGGCTTTGCCGTCGTGGCCCAGGAGGTGCGTGAGCTCGCACAGCGTTCGGCCAATGCGGCGAAGGAAATCAAGACGCTGATCAGCGCGTCGGCGGCCGAAGTCGATACGGGCGTTGGTCTGGTTCGCTCGACCGGTGAGGCGCTGGTCGAGATCGAATCGCTGGTCAACCGCGTCAACGAGAGCGTCAACACGATCGCGACCGCGGCCAAGGAACAGGCGACGGGGCTGGCCGAGATCAACACCTCGGTCAACCATATGGACCAGATGACGCAGCAGAACGCGGCCATGGTCGAGGAAACCTCGGCGGCCGGGCAGTCGCTGGCGGAGGAGAGCTACAAGCTGCGCCAGTTGCTCTCGCGCCTCAAGGTCAACGTCCAGCAGGCGACGGGTCATCGCCGGGCGGCGTAA
- a CDS encoding acyl-CoA thioesterase — MERTDRPTGELTLRTLAMPADANAAGDIFGGWVMAQMDLACGIRAAERARGRVVTAAVQEMAFAMPVKIGDTLCVYTEIARVGRTSMTLKVETWAQRYLTHVMEKVTEATFVMVALDAEGKPTPVPPV; from the coding sequence ATGGAAAGAACGGACAGGCCCACGGGCGAGCTCACACTGAGGACACTCGCCATGCCCGCCGATGCCAATGCCGCGGGTGATATTTTCGGTGGCTGGGTCATGGCGCAGATGGACCTCGCCTGCGGCATCCGCGCCGCAGAACGGGCCCGTGGCCGCGTCGTCACAGCCGCCGTCCAGGAAATGGCCTTCGCCATGCCGGTCAAGATCGGCGATACGCTTTGCGTCTACACGGAAATTGCCCGCGTCGGCCGCACCTCCATGACGCTGAAAGTCGAAACCTGGGCGCAGCGCTATCTGACGCATGTCATGGAAAAGGTGACGGAGGCGACCTTTGTCATGGTCGCCCTCGATGCCGAGGGTAAACCCACGCCGGTGCCACCGGTTTGA
- a CDS encoding DUF1501 domain-containing protein, whose protein sequence is MKKMTDRILISRRGLIGAACSLAAAPILSPVSLAAVPGDSRFVTIVLRGAMDGLDLVQPYGDLAFRQLRPKLALTPDTGLIDLDGRFGLHPAAAALEPLYRRGELGFVHAVSTPYRDGRSHFDGQDMLEGGGSAQRGSEGGWLNRVLTLTRNPAPAIDVSVTPEMILSGPNPADVWAPRSDIALADDELQMLARLYRNDPAYTKALSDAVGVDAFTDLLRGEAVEDRHGAAAAKLAGTMLRDKYRIASFSINGWDTHVNQKAQFQPAARILSGAITTLRESLGEAAWAQTAVLAVTEFGRSAHENASGGTDHGTGGCAIIAGGAIRGGKVYGRFPGLDDSDLLDGRDLMPTGDVRHIAAAILASQFGISGSALRSSVFPGLQEEARVAFL, encoded by the coding sequence ATGAAGAAGATGACTGATCGGATTTTGATTTCGCGTCGCGGGCTGATCGGTGCTGCCTGCAGTCTGGCGGCAGCGCCGATCCTCAGCCCCGTCAGCCTGGCTGCCGTGCCGGGCGACAGCCGCTTTGTGACCATCGTGTTGCGCGGGGCGATGGACGGGCTGGATCTTGTGCAGCCATACGGTGATCTCGCCTTCCGGCAGCTCAGACCGAAGCTGGCTCTGACACCGGACACGGGGCTGATCGATCTCGATGGTCGTTTCGGGCTTCATCCGGCCGCGGCTGCTCTCGAACCCCTCTATCGGCGCGGCGAACTGGGTTTCGTGCATGCCGTCTCGACGCCCTATCGCGACGGCCGAAGCCATTTCGACGGTCAGGACATGCTGGAAGGCGGTGGCTCTGCGCAAAGGGGCAGCGAAGGCGGCTGGCTCAATCGGGTGTTGACGCTGACCAGGAATCCGGCGCCGGCAATCGATGTTTCCGTGACGCCCGAGATGATCCTTTCGGGGCCGAACCCGGCAGACGTCTGGGCACCCCGGTCCGACATTGCGCTGGCGGACGACGAGTTGCAGATGCTGGCGCGGCTTTACAGGAACGATCCGGCCTATACCAAGGCCCTGAGCGACGCCGTGGGAGTAGACGCGTTCACCGACCTCCTGCGCGGCGAGGCCGTGGAGGATCGGCATGGTGCTGCGGCGGCCAAACTGGCCGGCACGATGTTGCGTGACAAGTACAGGATCGCCAGCTTCTCGATCAACGGCTGGGACACGCATGTGAATCAGAAAGCGCAATTCCAGCCGGCGGCCAGGATCCTCTCGGGGGCGATCACGACGCTCCGGGAAAGCCTGGGCGAGGCCGCCTGGGCGCAGACTGCGGTGCTGGCCGTGACGGAATTCGGCCGAAGCGCGCATGAGAATGCAAGTGGCGGGACCGATCACGGTACCGGCGGCTGTGCCATCATTGCCGGCGGCGCGATCCGGGGCGGCAAGGTCTATGGACGCTTTCCGGGACTGGACGACAGCGACCTTCTGGATGGCCGCGACCTGATGCCGACCGGGGATGTCCGGCATATCGCAGCGGCGATCCTGGCGAGCCAGTTCGGGATTTCAGGATCTGCCTTGCGCAGCTCCGTGTTTCCAGGGCTGCAGGAGGAGGCGCGGGTCGCGTTCCTGTAG
- a CDS encoding DUF1800 domain-containing protein, whose translation MTGFSAGISAIRFGYGLGPQTAPYFRPDDLISELDRAAAVPPLFPLEGVQGRRDALIDFASREKAARAERRAVGTGGAEDDAIKVLRREVQKRFRRDSVLRVTQAVLSPYAFHERLASFWINHFTVSASKSPVMRLLVPLYEAEAIRPHLAGSFRDLLISASLHPAMVIFLDQAKSVGPGSRRGKRQGGEAANENFAREVMELHTLGAGSGYSQADVQALALMLTGVTLAPTTTETVFNPRVAEPGSFAILGQRYGREGSLDDARTILSVLADDPRTARHVSSRLAIHFIGDQPPHDLVEKMALRWRETHGDLSSVYAVMLEHPAAWTASAGKTKMPLDYVVSSLKAFGFNRAQLLNTDDADDPDGESDMMADAGARAGAARGLGQLSVETLDALGQPLWRASNAAGFDDGSGYWGGPGQLAQRIAFARRIIARGGKSLDPRDFLQATLDEVARADTIAVVNQAPNREAGLLATLVSPEFNRR comes from the coding sequence ATGACGGGCTTCAGCGCGGGCATTTCGGCCATCCGTTTCGGCTATGGTCTCGGACCTCAAACCGCTCCCTACTTCCGACCCGACGACTTGATCTCGGAGCTGGATCGGGCCGCTGCGGTGCCTCCCTTGTTTCCGCTCGAGGGCGTGCAAGGGCGCCGTGATGCGCTTATTGATTTTGCATCTCGCGAAAAAGCTGCCCGCGCCGAGCGAAGGGCGGTGGGGACAGGTGGGGCCGAGGACGATGCCATCAAAGTGTTGCGGCGGGAGGTGCAGAAGCGCTTCCGCCGGGATTCCGTGCTGCGCGTCACCCAGGCCGTTCTGTCACCTTATGCCTTTCACGAGCGTCTCGCCTCGTTCTGGATCAACCATTTCACGGTAAGTGCATCGAAGTCGCCGGTCATGCGGCTGCTGGTGCCGCTCTACGAGGCCGAGGCGATCCGTCCCCATCTCGCGGGCTCCTTTCGGGATCTTCTGATTTCGGCCTCATTGCATCCGGCCATGGTCATATTTCTCGATCAGGCGAAATCGGTCGGTCCGGGTTCCCGGCGCGGCAAACGGCAGGGTGGTGAGGCGGCAAACGAGAATTTCGCCCGCGAAGTGATGGAACTGCATACGCTCGGCGCTGGCTCCGGATACAGCCAGGCCGATGTGCAAGCGCTGGCCCTGATGCTGACGGGCGTGACTCTGGCTCCCACGACCACCGAGACTGTCTTCAATCCTCGGGTAGCGGAACCTGGCTCGTTCGCAATCCTCGGTCAGCGGTATGGCCGTGAAGGCTCTCTTGATGATGCAAGAACGATCCTTTCGGTGCTGGCCGATGATCCGCGTACCGCCCGCCACGTTTCGTCCAGGCTCGCCATACACTTCATCGGCGATCAGCCACCCCACGATCTGGTGGAGAAAATGGCGCTTCGATGGAGGGAGACCCATGGCGATCTTTCGTCGGTCTATGCCGTGATGCTGGAGCATCCAGCCGCCTGGACCGCATCTGCGGGAAAAACCAAGATGCCGCTGGATTATGTCGTGTCCAGCTTGAAGGCATTCGGTTTCAATCGGGCGCAATTGCTCAATACGGACGACGCAGACGATCCGGACGGCGAGAGCGACATGATGGCCGATGCCGGTGCCCGCGCCGGGGCGGCCCGCGGCCTTGGTCAACTCTCGGTCGAGACGCTGGACGCACTCGGGCAACCGCTGTGGCGCGCCAGCAATGCTGCCGGTTTCGATGACGGCTCGGGCTATTGGGGCGGGCCTGGCCAACTCGCCCAACGCATTGCCTTTGCACGCCGCATTATCGCCCGGGGCGGCAAATCCCTCGATCCGCGTGATTTCCTGCAGGCGACACTCGATGAGGTGGCGCGCGCCGATACGATCGCAGTGGTGAACCAGGCTCCCAACCGCGAAGCCGGGCTGCTCGCGACGCTGGTGTCCCCCGAATTCAACCGGAGATGA
- a CDS encoding DMT family protein, translated as MPSFSPAALWPILLLSLSNIFMTFAWYGHLKYKTSALWIAIVASWGIAFFEYCLAVPANRIGAEVYSAAQLKTMQEVITLIVFTGFSVFFLKESLTINHAIGFALIAAGAAFVFRG; from the coding sequence ATGCCGAGCTTCTCTCCCGCCGCTCTCTGGCCAATCCTGCTTCTGTCGCTGTCCAATATCTTCATGACCTTCGCCTGGTACGGCCATCTCAAATACAAAACGTCGGCGCTGTGGATCGCCATCGTCGCCAGTTGGGGGATCGCCTTCTTTGAATATTGTCTCGCTGTGCCGGCCAATCGCATCGGTGCCGAGGTTTATTCGGCCGCGCAATTGAAGACGATGCAAGAGGTGATCACGCTGATCGTCTTTACCGGTTTCTCGGTCTTCTTCCTGAAGGAGAGCCTGACGATCAATCACGCGATCGGCTTTGCCCTGATCGCGGCAGGCGCTGCCTTCGTGTTTCGCGGCTGA
- a CDS encoding putative bifunctional diguanylate cyclase/phosphodiesterase, whose translation MIPEVLQAKVADVADGYRSTLTLNLITLSVCILILYLQNQVNWASLAWYGTALAIVAGRAYSMKALTRRGLLVTAPKFTLTILSFGALALGTTWAALPWVVTDFAPLGQHASLLLIMGGMATGSVVKQIGNTPLALNYAIPILVSLMLSLIGTGRANEVLMGFCLSLMILVFIRRSLWAERMFVNSQVARHEATALADSLTRANSDILRQNTRLEALANRDTLTGLANRVFFHGRLAGDIARARVVDEDVALLIFDVERFQSVNDTLGHSAGDALLRQIATRLSSTVVDGSLIARLGGDEFAVIVSGPDALSRARTHAASVLEASRQPIQWHQRQAVVGLSVGLAAYPEHASDAEELLACADMALYDAKRNDRRQLREFDPDLRRNAERRRIIEQDLERAIQTGAIGAWFQPQVDLVTRRITGFEALVRWQHPQLGFVSPPEIVNAARAVHLSEQFTARIARDACLLVRRLPELGLPDVTVALNVSPREFALYSVACMLHRVTTEHGVNPASLEIEITEETILDPALADAQLKLMEEAGYKLAVDDFGMGHSSLAYLIGLKVDRLKIDRSFVNDVARSETNQKLISTMVSLGQSLSLEIVVEGVETPEDAAILARLGCGTAQGYLFARPMPPSALDTWIANHQTTSNLKRKSKSKHLSVA comes from the coding sequence ATGATACCTGAAGTGCTGCAAGCCAAGGTGGCGGACGTCGCCGATGGATACCGCTCGACCCTGACACTCAACCTGATTACCCTCTCCGTCTGCATCTTGATCCTCTATCTGCAGAACCAGGTGAATTGGGCCAGTCTGGCCTGGTACGGCACAGCGCTCGCCATCGTGGCTGGCCGTGCCTACTCAATGAAAGCGCTCACACGCCGAGGCCTTCTCGTCACCGCCCCGAAATTCACCCTGACGATCCTGTCATTCGGCGCACTCGCGCTCGGAACCACCTGGGCAGCCCTGCCTTGGGTGGTCACCGACTTCGCCCCCCTCGGGCAGCACGCATCGCTCTTGCTGATCATGGGCGGCATGGCCACCGGATCGGTCGTCAAGCAGATCGGCAATACCCCCCTTGCACTCAATTACGCGATCCCGATCCTCGTTTCCCTCATGCTCAGCTTGATCGGGACTGGCCGCGCCAACGAAGTGCTCATGGGTTTCTGCCTGTCGCTGATGATCCTGGTCTTCATCCGCCGCAGCCTCTGGGCGGAACGCATGTTCGTCAACAGCCAGGTCGCGCGCCACGAGGCGACGGCGCTTGCCGACAGCCTGACACGCGCCAACAGTGACATCTTGCGCCAGAACACCCGTCTCGAAGCCTTGGCCAATCGCGACACGCTGACCGGACTGGCCAATCGGGTCTTCTTTCACGGCCGTCTGGCCGGGGACATCGCCCGCGCACGGGTCGTGGACGAAGACGTCGCCTTGCTCATCTTCGACGTCGAGCGTTTCCAGTCGGTCAACGACACGCTCGGACACAGCGCCGGCGATGCGCTGCTCCGGCAGATTGCCACGCGGCTGTCCTCCACTGTCGTGGACGGCAGTCTGATTGCGCGTCTCGGCGGCGACGAATTCGCCGTTATCGTCAGCGGTCCGGACGCGCTCAGCCGCGCCCGCACCCATGCGGCCTCCGTGCTGGAAGCAAGCCGCCAGCCAATCCAATGGCATCAGCGCCAGGCCGTTGTCGGCCTCAGCGTCGGCCTTGCGGCCTATCCCGAGCATGCCAGCGATGCCGAGGAACTGCTCGCCTGCGCCGACATGGCGCTTTACGATGCCAAGCGCAACGACCGCCGGCAGCTGCGCGAATTCGATCCGGACCTGCGCAGGAATGCCGAGCGCCGGCGGATCATCGAACAGGATCTCGAGCGCGCCATCCAGACAGGGGCGATCGGAGCCTGGTTCCAGCCCCAGGTCGATCTCGTCACACGCCGCATCACCGGCTTCGAGGCACTTGTCCGCTGGCAGCATCCGCAGCTGGGCTTCGTCTCCCCGCCCGAAATCGTCAATGCGGCCCGGGCCGTGCATCTCTCCGAACAGTTCACCGCCCGGATCGCCCGCGACGCCTGCCTGCTCGTCCGCCGCCTGCCGGAACTCGGCCTCCCCGATGTCACCGTCGCACTCAACGTCTCGCCGCGGGAATTCGCGCTTTATTCCGTCGCCTGCATGCTGCATCGCGTGACGACGGAACACGGCGTCAATCCCGCATCGCTGGAGATCGAGATCACGGAAGAGACGATCCTCGACCCGGCCCTCGCCGACGCCCAGCTGAAGCTGATGGAAGAAGCCGGCTACAAGCTCGCCGTCGACGACTTCGGCATGGGTCATTCCTCGCTGGCCTATCTGATCGGCCTTAAGGTCGATCGCCTCAAGATCGACCGCAGCTTCGTCAACGATGTCGCCCGCAGCGAAACGAACCAGAAGCTGATCTCGACCATGGTCAGCCTCGGCCAGTCCCTCTCGCTCGAAATCGTCGTCGAAGGCGTCGAGACCCCCGAAGATGCCGCCATCCTGGCCCGCCTCGGCTGCGGCACGGCCCAAGGCTACCTCTTCGCCCGCCCCATGCCACCAAGCGCCCTCGACACCTGGATCGCCAACCACCAGACCACTTCCAATCTGAAGCGCAAGAGCAAGTCGAAGCATCTGTCGGTGGCGTGA
- a CDS encoding HNH endonuclease yields the protein MAKAIFYHKDGSGYKDLRGQLYHFPKMYLSRVQQAQDDWIIYYGPLSGLRSRYYTGLARITAIKADDDLPGHFYAELTDYLDFDRPLDYRENSGYERQLINQDGSVNSGRSVQAVRIISEKEFVALVEAGLSEPEEWPPRSDRVDETQLTLDRSIDPLLYLQAGEPDQPHYVVDDFQRPIIASTVNRPFRDAKFRQHIREVYDRTCAFTGLRLINGRGRPEVEAAHIVPVEKGGNDSIQNGIALSGTVHWMFDRGLLSLADDFTILQSRQMNEDVSHLLVKDGVARVPAAPHLRPHPHYLSWHRDNVFKH from the coding sequence ATGGCAAAGGCGATTTTCTACCACAAGGACGGAAGCGGCTATAAGGATCTCCGCGGCCAGCTGTATCATTTCCCGAAAATGTATCTCTCGCGCGTCCAGCAAGCGCAGGATGATTGGATCATCTACTATGGACCGCTGAGCGGCCTGCGGAGCCGATACTATACGGGCTTGGCGAGGATCACCGCGATCAAAGCAGATGACGACCTGCCAGGACATTTTTATGCGGAACTAACCGACTACCTGGACTTCGATCGCCCACTCGATTATCGCGAAAATAGCGGCTATGAACGCCAGCTGATCAACCAAGATGGTAGCGTCAACTCCGGCCGCAGTGTCCAGGCTGTCCGCATCATCAGCGAGAAGGAATTCGTTGCTCTCGTCGAGGCAGGCCTCTCAGAGCCAGAAGAGTGGCCGCCCCGTAGCGACCGCGTCGACGAAACGCAGCTGACCTTGGATCGGTCCATCGATCCACTCCTGTATCTTCAGGCAGGAGAACCCGACCAGCCACACTACGTCGTTGATGACTTCCAACGGCCTATCATCGCGAGCACAGTTAACCGTCCCTTCCGTGATGCGAAATTCCGCCAGCATATCCGTGAGGTCTATGATCGCACATGCGCCTTCACCGGCCTGCGCCTCATTAATGGTCGCGGCCGCCCAGAAGTCGAAGCAGCCCATATCGTCCCGGTCGAGAAGGGCGGAAACGATTCTATCCAGAATGGCATCGCCCTCTCTGGCACCGTTCATTGGATGTTCGATCGTGGCCTTCTGTCACTGGCAGACGATTTCACCATTTTGCAATCTCGCCAGATGAACGAGGACGTCTCACACCTGCTGGTCAAGGATGGTGTGGCGCGCGTCCCGGCCGCGCCACATCTGCGTCCGCATCCGCATTATCTCAGCTGGCACCGAGACAACGTCTTTAAACACTGA